CTGCAGATACGGAGCATTCCTGGCAGCAGCTGAGAGAGAAGATCGGTGAACAGCCCGTTTTGGTGGCGCTCAGGCCCAGGTCGCGCTTCCTGTGGCTGAAAGTGGCTGCAGTGCTGCTGGTGGTGATCAGTGCCGGTTGGTGGCTGCTGGTGGGAAGAAAGCCGCAGCAGATTTTTGATGGCCCGGTAATGGCCAGTCTGCAGGATGGGAGCCGGGTACAGTTGTCGGATTCCGCCCGGCTGGAAATAGCCAGGGGATTTAATGAAAAGAACCGGAAAGTGAGCCTGACCGGCAATGCTACATTTGATGTTAGAGGAAGTGCCGAAAATCCGTTCGTGATTGTACTGGGGCGTACGGAAGTAAAAGTACTCGGCACACAGTTCAGCATTAATTACAGGCCGGCTACTGCTGCATTGAAAGTACATGTAAGTAGCGGGAAGGTGATGGTGATCGATCATGATAAGGCGGATAGTGTGTTACTGACAGATGGCATGTTGTTGCAGAAAGAAGGCGACAGGCCGGTTTTTCGTGTAGCCGCTCATGTTAGTGACATCACTAAAAGATCGTTATCGTTTAAAGACGTTCCATTGGAAGAAGTGCTGCATACAGTTACCGAAGTGTATGATATCAAAGTGGAAGTTGCAAATATGGACCTGTTAAAACTTCCTGTAAAGGCCGACTTTACAGGTGAATCTGCTGAAGATGTAATCAGGTCGCTTGCATTGATGCTGAATGCCGGCTATGAGAAAGTAAATGATCGTCAGTATAAATTAAAATAGGCTACCGGCGCCGTAATGCCCGGCTGCCAAATTCACACTTTTAATATAACAGATAGCTATGTCGTTAGCCGTAAAACTGCTGACGGGAATATTATTACTAGGTTTTCCCCTTAAGGTATTTGGGTGGGATTGGCAGACAAGAATTACCATAGTGGTGAGCAACCAGCCTGTTGAAGTGGTTTGCGGAATGCTGGAGAAAGAATATGGCATTCACTTTTCCTATAGTAAAGAACTGGTCAGTTTATCAAGAAGGGTAACACTGAATGTTCGCCAACAACGTCTGAAAAAATTCCTGGACGACTTATTTGATCCGGACGATATCCGGTATACCCGTGTGGGAGAGCAGGTAGTATTGTTGCCTGTTCAACGGAATATCCGTACCATCAGTGGCTATGTAAGAGACTCCGCCAGCGGTGAAAACCTTATCGGCGCTACTATCTATTCTCCCGGGCTCAGGCAGGGTACTGTTACCAATCAATATGGCTTTTTCAGTCTTACCACGGCAAAGGATAGCGGCCGGCTTGTATTTTCCTATATCGGATACCAACCCATGGTGAAAAGCATACCTGGCAGAGGCGACAAACTGATCAACGTTGAGTTGTCGTCGTTAGGCAGCCTGAAAGAGGTGGTGGTAGTCAGCGGAAAGGAACATACCAAACTACAGGAGCAGACGCAGATGAGCAAACTAAACCTCAGCACGACTGAATTGCAGGCGATGCCCCGGCTGCTGGGGGAGGTGGATGTAATGCGCACATTACAGTCGCTGCCCGGTGTAAGCGGTGGTATGGATGGCGCCGGCGGTCTGTATGTAAGAGGCGGTGGCCCCGATCAGAACCTGGTGCTGATAGATGGTACACCGGTGTTCAACTTCTCCCATTTTTTTGGCGTCTATTCCCTGTTAAATGCCAACGTGGTTAAAACAACGGACCTTTATAAAGGCGCTTTCCCGGCCCGTTTTGGCGGCCGCCTTTCGTCGGTGGTGGATATTGCCATGAAAGAGGGCGATATGAAATCCTGGCATGGAGATGCTTCCATTGGTCTGATATCCACGAAGTTCAATACGGAGGGGCCAATTGTGAAAGACAAAACCTCATTCATGTTTTCAGCGCGCCGTTCCTATCCTGATCTTATTCTGAATGCCCTGATGAAACAGGATCATACACTCGGAAAAGGAGGGGATTTTCAGGCATATTTTTATGATGTTAATGCTAAAATCAATCACATCTTTTCGCCTAAGGACCGTGTTTTTCTCAGTTTTTACAAGGGCGAAGATAATCTGCTCATTAAACAAACCATCGACGACAGTACACAGATCGGCAGTTCCCAGAAATATATCGGGGAAAGTACCAAATTCAGGATGACATGGGGTAATACAATTGCAGCATTGAGATGGAATCATATCTACAGTCCGAAATTGTTTTCCAATATCACCCTGAATTATTCGCAGTACGCTTTTTCTACCGACTATGAGCACAAATATGTGCTGCCGAATACAGACGAAAAATCGGATGTATCTGGCTATTACAAGTCACGTATGGAGAATAGCGGAGGCCGGGTTGATTTTGATTACCGGCCCAACCCTCGTCATTCCGTGCGCTTCGGCGTTGTTACTACCCTGCATACATTCAAGCCGGGTAGCTCCTCTTTTCAGGACAAAGACAGCCCGGTGACTCCGCTGGATACGTCTGGAAATGCCAACCGGATTACTGGTGCTGAACTGTCGGTTTATGGAGAAGATGACTGGCAGCTGAGGCCTGATCTGTTTGCGAATTTAGGGGTACATGTTTCTGCTTTCCTGGTGGAAGGCCGTTTTTATTATTCGGTACAACCCAGGCTGGGACTGCGTTATATGCTGCCTCGTAATTGGGCAATGAAGGCGGCCTATACACATATGAATCAGTATATTCACCTGTTGTCGAGTAACGGCACCGCGCTCCCCACTGATATATGGGTGCCCTCCACTCAGCGTGTGGCGCCGATGTTTTCCAGACAGGTTGCATTAGGAATCGCTAAAACTTCCACTAACCTGAAGTATGAATTTTCGCTGGAAGGTTATTTCAAATCCATGAACAACATGATTGAGAACATGGAAGGTAACAATATCGTTGGGCCTCAGGTAGCCCGGTGGGACGAGAAGGTAACTGTAGGGAAAGGATGGAGTTACGGGGCCGAGCTGATGCTGCAAAAGAAGAAGGGACCTGTTTCCGGGTGGATCGGCTATACATTGTCGTGGTCATCGCGGCGATTCCCGGGGATCAACAACGGAGATATCTTTCCTGACAAATATGATCACCGGCACGATATAGAAGTAGTGCTGGTACAGCAACTGGGCAGGCGCTGGGAAATTTCGGCTTCGTGGCATTATAATTCAGCAACGCCGTTTACGTTGCCGGTGGCCAGTTATGGCGGTTCCGGTACCGCTTCGCCTTTTGAACCGGGAGGAGGTATTGTTCGCATCGACCGTTATGATAAATGGAACAACTATCGTGGTGCTGATGTACACCGGCTGGACATAGGCATCACCAATACCAAACAGCATAAAGGATGGAGCCGTAGCTGGAACGTTAGCGTGTTCAATGTATATAACCGGAAGAATCCTTTTTACTATTATATAGGAGAAAATACGGCAAACAACAAGCGTTACCTTACAAGAGTAACGCTGTTGCCGATTTTACCAAGTGTTACCTATTCAGTTAAATTCTAAATAGATGTGTATGAAATATATTTTCGTAGTAGCGTTACTGTTAGGTGTTTTTCTGATAGCATGTGAACGGAATGAAGATATTAAGATGCCCTATGAAGGAGATAAAATAGTAGTGAACTCATTGATTCAGCCAGATAGTGTAATATACATCCGGGTAACGCGCAGCATACCTTCTAACAAATTTGATGATGCCGGTTATGCTGATATTAAGGAAGCAACAGTTTCTCTTTCGGCCGATGGAGTACCGGTGGCGCCTCTTACTGCTCAGCAGATAAATGGTCGTTACTATTATGTGTCAGCACAAACGGCTGCATTGGGAAGAAAGTACACAATACAGGTAGCCGCACCAGGACTCTCACCCGTAGCAGGTACTGATACGCTGCCCGCTGCTCCTCAGGCAGGTAATGCAGCCGGACAGAGTAACAGCAGTCGTATTCAGTTTACGTTGAAGGATAATCCGCTGTCGAAAGACTACTACAAAATCCGGCTTTATAAAACAGATACTTCCGGTAATAACGGAAGTTTCCTGAATTTCCGGCTGGATCCTGCTTTTAATAATAATCTCGTCGATTTTTTTACGAAGGGCGACTACAGTATGCTGATCATGGACGACGAGCGCTTTGACGGCAAGCGCGTAAATTTTGTGTTACAGACGGAGAACCTGCTTACTGGTCCGGCTAAAATAACAGTGGAAGTAAGTGCGCTGACGTTTAGTTCCTACCAGTACTTCAACAGCCTGCAGGCACAAAAGGAATCAGGCAGGGGAGTGGTGCCATACCCTATCCGCGTGTACTCCAATATTACCAATGGCTATGGCATTGTTGGAGGAATTAATACTAAAAGGATGACATTCAATATACAGTAGTTACTGTTCCCGGAGCGGGAACCGGAATTTCCCGATTTGTCATAAAATTTCCCGATTTGATCATCTGGTTACAATTTTATGACGTAAGTTTGTTCCAGCATAATTTACTCCGCTACAAATAAATCCGGATGCTTCATCACCCGTGAAGCAGTCGGTGTTTTCATCACAGTTAGAATAAATATTCACAAAAGAAATTGACCGGCGCTTTTAAACGGGCGTTTCCGGAAGGGGATATTTTGTCCCTGTTACTTTAACCTGTAGGAACATGGCGGAGTAAAGATTGTTCCTGCGGGCCATGGTTGCCCTATCCCGGGTAGGGCAATCTTTTTTCCTTTTATCATCGCAAACCAATTCATACTACATAATTAAAACATAAACCGAACATGAAATTGTTGTTACGGTGGAGCGCCGTATTGCTCCTGCTATGCTTTAGTGTAAGCGTGCACGTTAGTGCGCAGTCAACTGCGTATAAAAAAATCGTATCCCTGAATGGTACAGTAACCGAGATTCTTTGTGAGCTGGGTTTTTGTCAACAGATAGTGGGAGTGGATGTAACGAGTACTTTCCCATCGGAAATAGCGAAAGTGCCGAAGGTTGGCCATAACCGGAATATTACCGCAGAGCCGGTATTAGCGTTGCAGCCGGATCTTATTATATCTACCACTAATTTTCTCAGTCCGGCTGTGGTAGCCCAGTTTAAACAGGTGGGTGTACATCATGTGATGGTAGAGCAGGAATACTCGGTAGCGGGAACAAAGAAACTGATTACACAAATTGCGGCGGCGCTGCATGTTCCGGAAAAAGGGGCCGCCTTGTGTAAACAACTGGAACAACAGCAGCAGGTGCTGAAAGTAGTGCCACAACACAAGAAAGTACTGTTTATCTACGCGCGTGGCGCGGGCACTATGATGGTGGCCGGTGCGGCAACTCCAATGGATAAAATGATTACGCTTGCCGGTGCAGAAAATGCTGCCACAGGATTTAATGATTTCAAACCGTTGACAGCCGAGGCCATGGTGGCAGCCAATCCTGATGTAATACTCCTTTTCGATTCCGGCCTGCAAAGTTTGGGTGGGATAGATGGGTTACTGAAAGTGCCTGGCGTTGCACAGACCAATGCCGGAAAGAACCGGAAAGTGATAGTGATGGATGGGCAACTACTGACAGGATTCAGTCCGCGTGTGATTACAGCCATTAAAGAATTATCGCAAAAGATCAGTGGATAAAGAAAACGTGTTGATGCAATTATCAAAGAATTACAGCATACCAGGCATACTTGTAATAGTACTGATTGCCGCTGTGTTTCTGGCTACAGGCAGTGGCGCTATGCATATCTCTCCCGCACAGATACTGGCTATCCTGTTGCACAGGATACATATTGATATTCCTGTGCATTACGATAATAGTATGGAGGCCGTGTTGATGATCATACGCCTGCCGCGGGTAATATTGGGCGTATTAACAGGTGCCGGTTTAGCTACCGCCGGCGCCGCGTTGCAGGGGTTGTTCAGGAACCCGATGGCTGATCCCGGTCTTATCGGGATCAGCTCCGGAGCGTCAGCAGGGGCTGTATTGATCATCGTTTTTCAAGCCAGCCTGCCGCTCTGGCTCAATACGGGCTGGGTACATTACTATGCAATGAACATCGCTGCTTTTGCCGGGGCATTTATAGCCGCCTGGTTAATTATTCGTATAGCCGGTACCGGTAGTGGTTCGATGGTGATGCTGATGTTGCTGGGGGGCATCGCTATTAACGCGCTGTGTATGGCATTTACATGGCTGATGGCGTATTTGTCGACCAACGAACAGATGAGGAGTATCATATTCTGGACAATGGGCAGCCTGGGCGGCGCTACCTGGGAAACGGTGACGGCCGTATTTCCCTTTCTGCTGCTGCCTTTGATACTACTGCCCCGCACAGGCGCGGCGCTGGATATTTTTTCTTTGGGAGAGCAGGAAGCCAGGCATATAGGCGTGAATATTCAACGTCTGAAAATGCAGCTGCTGTTATTATCTACGATGGTGATTGCTGCCAGCGTAGCAGTGGCAGGCGTAATTGGCTTTGTAGGCCTGGTTGTGCCACATATTGTCAGGCAATTCACCGGACCATCCTACAAATTATTGTTTCCCTGTGCAGCACTGGCCGGTGCTATATTACTGACCTTGGCGGATCTTATCAGCAGAACAATTGTAGCTCCGGCAGAACTGCCGGTAGGGGTAGTGACAGCTATATTGGGTGCTCCGTTTTTTATATGGTTGATTCTGAAAGAAAAACGCACATTGATGATATGATGTTAGATATAGAACATATTTCCCTGAAGCTATCGGGCCGGCTGGTATTGGACCGGATCACCCTTCAGGCTGCAGGCGGCGAGCTGTGTGTGTTGATGGGCGCCAATGGTGCAGGAAAATCATCGTTGTTGAAGGTACTTGCCGGCGAGTATACCAACTATTCAGGGAAAGTATGGCTGAACGAACAACAGCTACGTGAACAATCACCGGCAGAACAGGCGGCCTGCAGGGCCGTATTATCGCAACGTACCGGGTTGACGCTGCCTTTTACTGTACGCGAAGTAGTTGCTATGGGCAGATATATTCATCCGCCCGACCCGGTATTGAATGATGCTATTATTACCTATGCCATGCAGCGGCTGCAGGTCAGTGATTTAAGCGATCGCAGCTGGCTGCATCTTTCCGGAGGGCAACAGCAGCGGGTGCAGATGGCGAGGGTATTGGCCCAGTTGCTGGATGCTCCCGAATTGAAACACCGCTCCGGCGGAAAGATGCTGCTGCTTGATGAGCCGGTAACGGGAATGGATATACGCCATCAGCATATCGCTTTACAGCTGGCCAGGGAGCTAAGCAATAACGGTGTACTGGTAGTGGCTGTATTACACGACTTTCAGCTGGCAGCAGCCTATGCCGATCGTGTTGTTATGCTACATCACGGACGTTTGATGGCTGTTGGAGATGTAGCTGCTGTATTAACCGAAAACAATATCAGACAATGCTTCGGAACAGATGTAAAAGTGCTGGAGCATCCTGATTACGATCATCCTATTATTATAACTTCTTTTAACACTCATCTCAAAAAAAAATATTACCAGATGGAAACAATTATCACTCCGCTTAAAGCGCAATGGCTGGCTTACCAGCAACAACATCCGAAAGTACGCATCCGTGACGCTGCAAAAGCATTGAACGTAACAGAAGCCCGGATAATAGCAGCGTGTACCGGAGACCTGGTCAGGCATATGAAAACAGACTTCCCTGCCTTGCTGCATAAATTGCCGGCGCTTGGCCGCGTAATGGTGTTAACGAGAAATGAGAGCTGTGTGATAGAACGAAAAGGCACATTCGAAAACGTCAATACAGAAAGTAAACATGTGGCATTGGCAGTAGGAAAAGATATTGACCTGCGCATGTTTATCAATAAGTGGACAATGGCCTTTGCATTGGAGAATGATACTGCTACGGGTTTTAAAACATCCATACAGATATTTGACAGCGCAGGCGATGCCATCATGAAAATATATGCACAGCCGGAAACGGATATGCAACAATGGAACGGGTTGGTACAGGAATTTACGGCAGCAGCCCAGTCTGATACAATACAGGTAACCGCCCGGGTACCACAACAACGGGGCATGACCGGAAATGTAGATCGGGAAGCATTCCTGAGCGATTGGGCAATATTAAAAGATACACATGATTTTTATCCTATGTTGATGAAATATCGTATCGACAGATTACATGCATTGGAGCTGGCCGAAGGTCGTTTTTCCCGCCGTATTTCTTCCGGTAGTGTAAAAACCATTTTGCAAAACGCAGCTTCAGGTGGTCTGGAAATTATGGTGTTTGTGGGAAATCATGGGAATATAGAAATTCATACCGGCCAGGTTCACAGGGTATTGGAGATACCGGAATGGATCAACGTCATGGATGCAGATTTCAACCTGCATGTTAAAACAACTGATATCGCTTCCTGCTGGGTAGTAGACAAACCAGCGGAGGGCGGCGTTACTTCTGTGGAAGTGTTCGATAAAGCTGGTGAAATGATCATACAGTTTTTCGGAAAACGTAAGCCCGGAATACCGGAACTGCCTGAATGGCGGGCTTTGCTGGCGCAGTTGTAATTTACGGGTTGCGCAATAAATTTTCCCGATCCGATCAAATGGATAAGATCCAACCAATTATTTTTGCATTGCATTTTTATTTACTCCGCCCGTAAACACAACCCGGAAAAACATTTGTTTAACTGACCGATGACTGATAGTAACGCCTGAAAACAGGTGTGGATAGCTATTGCTGATATATAACTATAACGACTATACGGAAATGAAATTACGTACTTCTGTTCCATTACTGTTGCTGATAGCAACGGGCATGATACTCTATGCCTGCAAGAAAGTGACTGATGCGCCGCTGTTGCCGGAGAACCGTATTCTTCAGTTTACTGTAACCAATGCTGCAGATGGGCCTATACAAGGAGTGATCAATAATAACGACACCTCGATAGTATTGTATATCCCTTACTACACAGCACTGATTACCATACTCCCGGATATCAAACTGCCCACCGGCGCCACTGTTACACCTGCGAGTAATACCCTGCTGCAGAACTGGATGGTGAAGCAGGCCATGGATACTCCTATCATCTACACAGTAAAAGCCGGTAATGGTAACACTGCGGCGTATCGGCTGAAAGTAGACGGGCAACAACCTGATATGATAGTGAATGAATTTTCTACTGATGCCGCTAATCCGGTAGTGATCACACATCGTCACAAATCTGAAAGCGACATGATGGGAATCAGTGGCGATAACCTGGTACCTAATACGAAAACTAATTTCATTACGCTGGTGAGCGAATCGGGCCGTGGATATACGCTGGAAACGAAACCTAATAGCGTAATAGGGTATAAGTATTTTACCGGTTCCATTCCGCCTGACTCTAATGCACTGCCTTCCGGCAAATATTATATCAGGGTTACCTGTTTTAGCAAGACAGCAAAACTCAAAAACCCGGTTATTATTAAACAGTTGCCATAGTAATCCAAGTATGCCTGTAACGGCTTTTCGTAACAGCATTTTATCATAAATAAATCCTTGAAAACAATGACAAATTTGTTGAAAAAAATAGCAGCCGTAGCAGTGGTTGCATTCGTAGTTGCCTCTTGTCAGCGGGAAAATTCTGTACAGCCGCTGAGAGGCAATACACAGGAAACCCTTGCATCGAAGCAGGCTTCAGGTAGCGTTGCCTTGCTGGCACGCACTATTGACGTCGGAGATACCGCGCAGATACGTAACCTGAAAAGCGACAGCGTTATTCCGCCATCTACCCCTGCACCCTTCTATTACAGCCTGAGTACAGAGTCGAAGGTGACCGCGGTGAGCAGTGCAAGAGCTGTATTGTTCGATGGCTACTTTAACGCAGATATCAGTGGCGTGAACGGCTTTCAGCTCGGATTCATTGATGCTGTTTCATATGCCGGCATTACTGCTTCCAATGCCATCAGCAGCATGACGGCTGCAACCGGAAATAAGATGGGATATAACAATGTTAATCCCGGATGGTATAACTACTATTTTAACGATAATCACAAAGTACTGCCAGTTGCCGGCAGAACGCTTATTGCTTACAAGCAATCCGGCGGTACTGTAACAGAGATCTACAAAATAAAGATGCTGAGTATTTACAAAGATATGCCGGCTAATCCTACAGGTACTGAACCTATTCCTTACCTGTCGTTTGATTACCAGCGTTTGCAATAAAAAAATACCGGCCCGTTTAAAACAGAACACCCTGGGAAGTGTGATGTAATAAAGGCCGGTACAGGCATTTTGGATAAAATTATTATAAAATGAACACTTTGAATAAATATTTTCTGGCTGGTTGTGTTTTCATGCTATGCGCTTGTAAAAAGGAAACGGCCAGGTTGCCTTATAACCAGATCACGTCTTTCGTGATTCCAGATGCAGATGGAAAGTCACTGGAGGCGGCGGTCAGCGGCCAGGATATCATTGTGTACTGGCCATTCGGACAAGCGCAGCCCGCAGAGGTCAGTCCGCAGATTACGGTCACTGAGAAAGCTACTGTTAAACCTGCATCTGGTGAAAAAATATCCTTCAACGGCGATGCTATTTACACAGTAACCGCTGAAAGCGGTGCTACAGCTACCTATCGTTTAAAGATTGTTTCCAATCAGCCTGTTCCTGTCATACGAGGTATGGATGGAGGTTCAGAGCAGATAGGACCAGGTGGAACGCTGTACACCGGGCATCTTTATTTATTGCAGGATAAATCCCGTAATAAGATATCGCTGATATCAAAAAGCGGTGAGCAGCTTCCCTGTACCATAAAAGAAATTACCCGCGACAGGCTCGCCTTTCAGTTTCCTGCAAAGCTGGATACCGGAAGATATAATCTCCAAATCACTTCCGGAAACTATACAACGATCGTAAAAAAGATATTTCTCTACCGGCTTGGGAATCCGGAGCTATATGATTACGGCCAGCTGACGGTAAAGCGTGGACAAACTTTTACAGTAAACGGAAATTATATATCAGCAGTAACGAAAGCTGTGTTGTACCTGGATTTCAGCAGGAGCCTTCCGATAGAAGTAGTAGGTAATACAGCCACTACCATCACCCTGCGGATTCCGCAGAACTTCCCGGTAGGTACCTGTCAGGGTGGGATGTTACTCACCAATACTTATTACAACATAACAGATGATTTTGGATTAGATGTGCCTGTCACCATAACTGAATAAAATTTGATGCGCTACTGTCGACTCTTTAGCCTATGCGTTTTGTTGCTCAGCACAACAGTCTGCCGGGGTCAGTCAGATTCCGGTGCTGTTCGTAGTTTGAGAGGAGTAGAGGTTACTGCCTTAAAACCTGCCACCGAAAGTTTGGTGAGCAAGGCTGCTATGCCCGTTACCATTATCTCCCGTAAAACATTGGATATGATGGGCAGCCGCCGCCTGGATGAGGTATTGCGGGAGCAAACAGGATTGGCGGTCGTCAATGATATTAAAGGAGGCGCGCGGGCAGTTGGTTTGCAGATGCAGGGATTCAGCGCTGCCTATACGATGATATTGATAGATGGTCAGCCTATGATCGGGCGAAATGCCGGCGACTTTGATCTGTCACGTATAACCGTTTCCGATATAGAGCGGATTGAAATCATTAAAGGAGCTTCTTCCAGCCTGTTTGGAAGCGAGGCGCTGGCAGGCGTGATCAACATTGTTACCCGGCAGCATATTACCCGCGCGCAGGCGCTGGCAGCAGTTCGTTATGGCTCGCTGAATAATGCCGATGCTACACTGGAGGGAGAAACGCCCATCCGTAAAGGGAAAGGGGCAGCTTACCTTTCAGGCAACTACTATCATACTGATGGATTCAGTGTGAATCCCTATCTCACAAAGGGAGCAACTGTTCCTCCCTATAATAGTTTTACACTGCAGGGGAGAGCAAGATATTCGCTGAGTTCCGCAACATCACTGAGTTTCGCCGGCAGATTTGCCAACAGGAAATCTGTAGCGGTGAACAGCTATGGTAAAGAGGAACAACATACCAGCAGAGACGCATTGGATGAAGGCGATATGAATGCTTCTCTGATGATGAATAATAGTTTCAGGCATGGTATGCATTTGAAAACGCAATACTACCTGACACGCTATGCTTCAAATCAGACCACTACCATGATGGAATCGGGTGTGGTGAATGCCCGGAATATTTTTACGCAATACCTGCACCGGCTGGAAGTGCAGGGCTCCAGGAAATTCGACGATGCGTGGAATGTTACTGCAGGAGCTGGAGGTACGCTGGAAACCATGAATAGTGAAAACTATAAAGGCACCGGTAATATGAACAGCGTATTCGGATATGTACAGGCCGACTGGAAGCCATTGGAAAAATTCAATGCCTTGGCTGGTGCCAGGTATGATTATCATAACAATTTTGGCGGACGATTGAATCCCAGTTTCGGGTTGAGATATACACCAGCTTCATTTATTACATTAAAGGCATCCGTCGGCACTGGTTTTAAAACACCCGATTTTAAAGAACGTTACCAGGTTTTTACCAATCCCCAACAGGGATATACAGTATTGGGTGCCGCGGTATTGGATGCCACTTTAAAGGAAATGAAGGATGCCGGACAGATCAGCGAAATAAGGCTTGTTGCCGATCGCATAGCCAGAGAACTGAAGGCGGAAACTTCTGTGTCTTATAATGCAGGTGTGGCTGTTAGTCTTCCGGGAGCAGTGAAGATAGAAGTCAACGGCTTCTATCATAACGTACATAACCTGATTAATACGATTCAGGTAGCAACTAAAACCAATTACCAGCAGGTGTTTTCTTACATGAACCTGAACCGGACTTATATGACAGGGCTGGAAGCCAGTGCCCTGTGGAAGCCGCTGGAGGGCCTGGAAGTATCAGCAGGGTACCAGTTACTTTATGCGAAAGACAGAGGCGTAATGGATTCTATTCGTGCCGGTGTATGGCCATATAAGAACATCAGGAATAATAATACGGGAGAATCAAGACAGGCGAAGGTATCGGATTATTTCGGTCTGGAGAACAGATCGCGCCATATGCTGAACCTGCGCATATTTTACGAATATGCTCCCTGGAGCATCACTGCTTCTGTCAGGGCTAATTACCGCAGCCGCTATGGTTTTGATGATGCTAACGGCAACCGTTATATCGACCGGTATGATACTTATGTAAAAGGCTATTGCCTGCTGTTTGCCTCTGTGGAAAAGAAACTTTTTAATAAACATTTATCTATACAACTGACAGCTGATAACGTATTCGACTATACGGATATGTTGATGCCAGCGCAGCCCGGACGTATTATGATGGCCGGGTTTTCCTGGCGGTTTTTCAGGGATTAATCATTATCACCATGAAAATGAAATGTATTGTTTTACTGGCGCTGGTGGCAGGAATGGTTTCCTGTAAGAAAGATGATAACAGCGCGCCGGGTCGTTCTTATGAAGACGGCAAAAGCACAGTTATTTATGATATGGCCGGCGATACCCGGGCGTCAGTAGGAGATGGCATCGATGGTAAAGAAAAGCGCCCCTTTGCCACCTTTTTGTTCAGTCTGAAAACCGGCAGGCAATC
The genomic region above belongs to Chitinophaga sp. 180180018-3 and contains:
- a CDS encoding heme ABC transporter ATP-binding protein, which produces MMLDIEHISLKLSGRLVLDRITLQAAGGELCVLMGANGAGKSSLLKVLAGEYTNYSGKVWLNEQQLREQSPAEQAACRAVLSQRTGLTLPFTVREVVAMGRYIHPPDPVLNDAIITYAMQRLQVSDLSDRSWLHLSGGQQQRVQMARVLAQLLDAPELKHRSGGKMLLLDEPVTGMDIRHQHIALQLARELSNNGVLVVAVLHDFQLAAAYADRVVMLHHGRLMAVGDVAAVLTENNIRQCFGTDVKVLEHPDYDHPIIITSFNTHLKKKYYQMETIITPLKAQWLAYQQQHPKVRIRDAAKALNVTEARIIAACTGDLVRHMKTDFPALLHKLPALGRVMVLTRNESCVIERKGTFENVNTESKHVALAVGKDIDLRMFINKWTMAFALENDTATGFKTSIQIFDSAGDAIMKIYAQPETDMQQWNGLVQEFTAAAQSDTIQVTARVPQQRGMTGNVDREAFLSDWAILKDTHDFYPMLMKYRIDRLHALELAEGRFSRRISSGSVKTILQNAASGGLEIMVFVGNHGNIEIHTGQVHRVLEIPEWINVMDADFNLHVKTTDIASCWVVDKPAEGGVTSVEVFDKAGEMIIQFFGKRKPGIPELPEWRALLAQL
- a CDS encoding TonB-dependent receptor — encoded protein: MLLSTTVCRGQSDSGAVRSLRGVEVTALKPATESLVSKAAMPVTIISRKTLDMMGSRRLDEVLREQTGLAVVNDIKGGARAVGLQMQGFSAAYTMILIDGQPMIGRNAGDFDLSRITVSDIERIEIIKGASSSLFGSEALAGVINIVTRQHITRAQALAAVRYGSLNNADATLEGETPIRKGKGAAYLSGNYYHTDGFSVNPYLTKGATVPPYNSFTLQGRARYSLSSATSLSFAGRFANRKSVAVNSYGKEEQHTSRDALDEGDMNASLMMNNSFRHGMHLKTQYYLTRYASNQTTTMMESGVVNARNIFTQYLHRLEVQGSRKFDDAWNVTAGAGGTLETMNSENYKGTGNMNSVFGYVQADWKPLEKFNALAGARYDYHNNFGGRLNPSFGLRYTPASFITLKASVGTGFKTPDFKERYQVFTNPQQGYTVLGAAVLDATLKEMKDAGQISEIRLVADRIARELKAETSVSYNAGVAVSLPGAVKIEVNGFYHNVHNLINTIQVATKTNYQQVFSYMNLNRTYMTGLEASALWKPLEGLEVSAGYQLLYAKDRGVMDSIRAGVWPYKNIRNNNTGESRQAKVSDYFGLENRSRHMLNLRIFYEYAPWSITASVRANYRSRYGFDDANGNRYIDRYDTYVKGYCLLFASVEKKLFNKHLSIQLTADNVFDYTDMLMPAQPGRIMMAGFSWRFFRD